Genomic window (Chloroflexota bacterium):
CGTCATTGCCAGCGGCGGCACAGACCACTACTCCCCGCTCAACGGCTGCATCACAGAAGAGGGACAGGGGATCATTGCCATCCCCTCGTCCTCCTGTGCCCAAGGAGAGGTTGATGAGGCGCACCCCTTGACGCACGGCCCATTCCACCCCAGCCATCACGTCGCTGGTCAGCCCACTGCCATCACCCTTGAGCACCTTGGCGGCCAGGAGAAGGACGCCCGGCGCGATGCCCCTATAGCGGCCCCCACTGGCCATTCCGTTGCCGGCTATGATGCCAGCGACGTGCGTGCCGTGTCCGTTATTGTCCTTGAATCCCTCACCGCTGAAGCCTCGCGTGGTGAGAACCCGCCCGATAAGATCAGGGTGGTTCATATCTAAGCCTGTATCCAAGACCGCTACCCTTATTCCCTTGCCGCTGTAGCCGGATTCCCATACCTCTGGGGCGCGGATTATGGCTGCGGAGGTATCCAGGCAAATGTGAACAGGGCTGTCCCACCAGATCGTGGCGATGCGAGGGTCACGGATCAGGGCTCCAATCTCCGCTGGACTGGCCGTGAGCGAGACCGCTGGGATGAGATCGAAGGTGCGCCTGACGGGCAATTCAGCACTGAATTGGCGCAGCATCCGTAGAGACTTAGCCTCGTCTTTAAAAGTGATGATTACCGGAAGCCGCTCCATTCTGGGGGCCGTCTTCAGTTTAGTTAGAAGAGAGGGACATACCTTCTGTTCTTCCACTGGCTTAGTCTTCCCACGTCTCCGGTGGAGCAGTCACCTTCCTGAGCGAAGGGGCAGTCGCCAAAGGTGGGCAGATGGTCAAAAGATCGTAGATTGATTCGAGTAGATAATCTGGCGCGAGGGATTCCAGGCTCTCCTTTGGAAAAGGACCCCATAGAGCGGCAGCAGTGCGTACGTCGGCTGCCTTGCCAGCCATGACATCATGGATGCTGTCTCCCACGTAAAGGGTATGATCCGGTCCCACACCAAGCATGGCCATGGCCTTCTGGATGGGGGCGGGGTGCGGTTTGTGCGCCGTAGTATCCTCCAAGCAGACCAGAAGCGGAAGGAGCCCACTAAGTCCACAACGGGCCAGC
Coding sequences:
- a CDS encoding S8 family peptidase, which produces MEEQKVCPSLLTKLKTAPRMERLPVIITFKDEAKSLRMLRQFSAELPVRRTFDLIPAVSLTASPAEIGALIRDPRIATIWWDSPVHICLDTSAAIIRAPEVWESGYSGKGIRVAVLDTGLDMNHPDLIGRVLTTRGFSGEGFKDNNGHGTHVAGIIAGNGMASGGRYRGIAPGVLLLAAKVLKGDGSGLTSDVMAGVEWAVRQGVRLINLSLGTGGRGDGNDPLSLFCDAAVERGVVVCAAAGNDGPAAGTISAPAAAKRVLAVGAVTRADTVAEFSARGPTADGRVKPDILAPGQGIVSCRAEGTAMGQAIDEDYTSASGTSMATAFLSGAVAILLEANPRLSAEEVREILQRTAKDLSLAPNVQGAGRLDLLSAYKAARGDRVSWTPPGCLFPFTIFFPLKRSEL